The proteins below come from a single Zhouia spongiae genomic window:
- a CDS encoding DinB family protein, whose amino-acid sequence MKKLLAFTILFIAAKGLAQNEPVSAFLEKWENSKNYLVQMVDAMPADAFSYKPSERQMTFSKQLQHIQQNMVWLGSEYFHADKIEIADLESDKKLTIESIKKSFDIVAQAIKNTNPEELKETVKFFAGPKTKLQILNLLQDHVTHHRGQLIVYLNLNNIEPPRYVGW is encoded by the coding sequence ATGAAAAAACTACTCGCTTTTACAATATTATTTATAGCCGCAAAAGGATTGGCTCAAAATGAACCTGTCTCAGCTTTTCTTGAAAAATGGGAAAATTCAAAAAATTACCTCGTTCAAATGGTTGATGCCATGCCTGCGGATGCTTTTAGTTATAAGCCTTCCGAGAGGCAGATGACTTTCTCAAAACAGTTACAACACATACAACAAAATATGGTATGGCTGGGTTCGGAGTATTTTCATGCCGATAAAATCGAAATCGCCGATCTTGAATCCGATAAAAAATTAACCATCGAAAGCATCAAAAAGTCATTTGATATTGTCGCTCAAGCTATCAAAAACACAAATCCGGAAGAACTTAAAGAAACCGTAAAGTTCTTTGCCGGACCCAAAACCAAACTCCAGATCCTTAACCTGTTACAAGACCATGTAACCCATCATCGCGGACAGTTGATAGTATACCTGAACCTTAACAATATAGAGCCACCCCGTTATGTTGGCTGGTAA